CTCACGCAACCGATCGGCCCCGATTACCCCGGTACGGCGCTGCGCACGCATCCCGACGTACAACTCTTCCTCGACACGGACTCGACCCCCTAGCCGACTCCGAGGTGCAAGCCACCGGACGCGTCCACGATCTGTCCGGTGATCCATCGCGCCGCGGGTGAGGCAAGGAACGCGACCACTTCGGCGACATCGTCGGCGCCGCCCAACCGTCCGAGCGCCGTCTGCGCGACGATCAGCTCCGTCAACCCGGGCGTCTCGAAGATCGCGCCGTTCGCTTGGGTCCGGGTCGCACCGGGAGCGACCGCGTTCACGGTGATGCCGCGCGCGCCCAACTCCTGCGCCAAGGTGCGAGTCATCGTCTCCAGCGCGCCCTTGGTCATCGCGAACGAGGTCTGCGCCGGGTTCGCCATCCGGGTCGCGACCGACGAGATCGACACGATCCGGCCGTCGTCGGACAGCACCGGCAGCAACCGCTGGATCAGGAAGTACGGCGCTCGCACGTTGACCGCCATCAACCGGTCGAACGCTGCCTCCGTATCCGCACCGATCGGACCCGCCGGCGCCGCCGCCGCGTTGTTGACGAGCACATCGAGCCGTCGCCCGGACAGCCCCGCAATCAACTGGTCGGCGACGAGCTCAGCATCCCCAGGCACCCCGAGCTCAGCCCCGATCACGAACCCGCGACCGCCGATCCGCTCGAGCGTCTCTTCCGCACCGACCTTGTCCTGGTGGTAATGCACGGCCACCTCGGCCCCCGCCGCGGCCAGCCGCTCCGCGATCGCCCGACCGATGCCCCGGGAAGCGCCCGTCACCAATGCGACCTTGCCATTCATGTTAGAAACTATCATGTTGTTAGTATCTACCACATGAACTTGAGAGACCGCCAGCGTGCCGACACCAGGCAACGCATCCAGCGACTGGCGCTCCGCCTGTTCACCGACCGCGGGTACGACGCGACCACGGTGAACGACGTCGCCGACGCGGCCGGTGTCTCGGCGATGACGGTCTACCGGAACTTCCCCACCAAGGAAGACCTGGTCCTGTACGACGACTTCGACCAACTGACCGCGACCACGATCACGGAACTCCCCGCAACGGGATCACTCACCGACCGCATCGGCCGTACCGTCCTGACCATCCTCGACCTGGCCGCCACGAACGAGCACGACCTGCTCCTTACGCGACTCCAGCTGATGATCTCGACCCCGGCACTCCAAGCCCGCCACCTGGACAGCCAGTACCGCCTCCAGGAGGCATTCGTCAGCGCGATCGATCCCGCGCTCGAGTACGGCGCCCGCGCCGCGGCAAGCGCCGTACTGGGCGTAACTCACACCGCCCTACTCCGCTGGGCCGCCAACAACGGCGAACCCAACCTGGCCGACCTGTTCCGCGAGGCGTTCACGGCAGCCTTCGGCCACACACCGTGATCGATCAGGTCAGCTCAGGCACCCTTAAATGGGCGATGGTGAGCTCGAACTCACCGACGTCCAGCATCTCGGCGCCGGCGTCCTTGGCGGTCGAGGCACGCATGGAGGCGGCAGCTTCACGGCTGCCGTCCAACGTCTCCTGGCTGTCGTAGGTGACCGACGAGACCGCCCGGCCGGAGGTCCGGTCGACCAGCAGGCTCGCACTACAGAAACCGGCCAGATCCTCGAGCCTCGGCAGTGAAGCGAGCTTGTAGACGTCGATCGCCCGGTCCAGGTTCGCGGGGTCGACCTTCACCCAGGTCGCCCGGACGCACGCGCCGGCCACCGAACGGTGGTCACGGTGCAGTACGGCGATCTCCCACTCCTGCACCATCGGGCTGCCGCCGAGCTCCGCTGCGATCTTGTCCCGGATCGGCTGCAGCGCTTCGTCCGTGGCCCGCATCGCCTCCTCCGACTGCCAGGCGCTGGTCGTGATGCAGCGGCCGGACTCACGGTCGACAAGCATGGACAGGCCGATACAGCCGTCCATCCCCGTCAGCATGGGCATCACCTCGTCGCGCACCTGCGCGACGCCGGCGTCGATCGACGCCGGGGCGGCATTGATCGTGGTGGAGCGCGCGTACACGATCCACCCCCTTTACCCTCAGGGCAGCGCCCCGCCGGCGCCGCCGGACACTCCTCACCCTCCTCCCGCAACAGATGGCTGGCAAGGCCCCTCAGTGGTTCTCGGCCAGATCGAAGACGTTGCCTTCGGGGTCGGCGAGGGTGATCCAGTGGGTGCCGTACTCGTTGTGCTCGTCGAGCCGCTTGGCACCCAGTCCGACCAGGCGGTCGACCTCGGCGGCCCAGTCGGTGGCGGCCAGGTCGACGTGCAGGCGGTTCTTACCGTTGCGCGGCTCCGGGACCTGGAGGAACATCAGCGTCGGCCCGTCCGCGGCCCGGTTCACGGTGGCGAAGAACTCGTTGGCCTCGGCATCGACCTCGGTCGACAGCACGCCGGCCCAGAAGGTGGCGAGTGCAGCAGCGTCGGCGCAGTCGAAGGCGATGCTCTCGAGGGTTACAGACATGGTTCAGCCTTTCAGCACAGGGATCCGCTGGATCGGCCAGCAGACCTCGGTTCGGTAGTCGGCCGGATCGGGGACGTCCCCCGGGCCGATGGGGTACAGCTCACGGATCGGTCCCGGCGCCACCTCGCAGTACTCCGCGACGTGGCTGCCGAGCGCGCCGTAGGTGCGGTCGAAGTCGGTCATCGGGCCGGCGTGCACGGCGATCGCGAAGTACCCGCCGGGCAGGTCGACGAGCTCGACGCCGTCAGCGGGCGGCTGGCCGGGCGCCACCGGAAGGAAGGTCACCACCTCACCCGCGTCGTCGGTGAAGAACTCGTCGCTGTACGTCGCGCCCGAGGTCGCCCGGATGTCACCTGCGACGGCGGCGAGCTTGCCGAAGGCGTACTCGCACCACGGCCCGATCTCGTCCCGCACGACATGCCCGGTCACGCCGTACGCACGGAACGCCGGGATGAACCGGTACTGCACGTCGAGGACCGGCCGGCCGGGCGTCAGCAGTTCACGCAAAGACGTGACGACGTCCCGGGTGTGGGCGAGCTCCTGTTCCATCCGCTCGAGATGAGCCCGCAGCGTCTCTTCCCGGGCCGGACCGTCCGACGCCTCGACCACCGCGCGGACGTCCGGCAGCGGCATCCGCAGCTCCCGCAGCCGCCGGATCAGCAGCGCCGTGTCGACCTGATCGGTCCCGTAGCGCCGGTAGCCCGACGAAGCGTCGATCGTGACCGGCGCGAGCAGGCCGATGTCGTGGTAGTGGTGCAGGGTCTTCA
This Kribbella sp. NBC_00482 DNA region includes the following protein-coding sequences:
- a CDS encoding MerR family transcriptional regulator, coding for MTATVTVGEFSRLTHLSVKTLHHYHDIGLLAPVTIDASSGYRRYGTDQVDTALLIRRLRELRMPLPDVRAVVEASDGPAREETLRAHLERMEQELAHTRDVVTSLRELLTPGRPVLDVQYRFIPAFRAYGVTGHVVRDEIGPWCEYAFGKLAAVAGDIRATSGATYSDEFFTDDAGEVVTFLPVAPGQPPADGVELVDLPGGYFAIAVHAGPMTDFDRTYGALGSHVAEYCEVAPGPIRELYPIGPGDVPDPADYRTEVCWPIQRIPVLKG
- a CDS encoding TetR/AcrR family transcriptional regulator, which codes for MNLRDRQRADTRQRIQRLALRLFTDRGYDATTVNDVADAAGVSAMTVYRNFPTKEDLVLYDDFDQLTATTITELPATGSLTDRIGRTVLTILDLAATNEHDLLLTRLQLMISTPALQARHLDSQYRLQEAFVSAIDPALEYGARAAASAVLGVTHTALLRWAANNGEPNLADLFREAFTAAFGHTP
- a CDS encoding antibiotic biosynthesis monooxygenase family protein is translated as MYARSTTINAAPASIDAGVAQVRDEVMPMLTGMDGCIGLSMLVDRESGRCITTSAWQSEEAMRATDEALQPIRDKIAAELGGSPMVQEWEIAVLHRDHRSVAGACVRATWVKVDPANLDRAIDVYKLASLPRLEDLAGFCSASLLVDRTSGRAVSSVTYDSQETLDGSREAAASMRASTAKDAGAEMLDVGEFELTIAHLRVPELT
- a CDS encoding VOC family protein, which translates into the protein MSVTLESIAFDCADAAALATFWAGVLSTEVDAEANEFFATVNRAADGPTLMFLQVPEPRNGKNRLHVDLAATDWAAEVDRLVGLGAKRLDEHNEYGTHWITLADPEGNVFDLAENH
- a CDS encoding SDR family oxidoreductase, producing the protein MNGKVALVTGASRGIGRAIAERLAAAGAEVAVHYHQDKVGAEETLERIGGRGFVIGAELGVPGDAELVADQLIAGLSGRRLDVLVNNAAAAPAGPIGADTEAAFDRLMAVNVRAPYFLIQRLLPVLSDDGRIVSISSVATRMANPAQTSFAMTKGALETMTRTLAQELGARGITVNAVAPGATRTQANGAIFETPGLTELIVAQTALGRLGGADDVAEVVAFLASPAARWITGQIVDASGGLHLGVG